A window of Coturnix japonica isolate 7356 chromosome 2, Coturnix japonica 2.1, whole genome shotgun sequence contains these coding sequences:
- the LOC107308812 gene encoding D-threo-3-hydroxyaspartate dehydratase-like isoform X1, translating into MCPHPTCPVPGVPGVSVPCVPTPSIPHVLVPGSLSLRVPIPNLPGHPGVPASGVPIPSQHPSFQSSRVPSAPDPGVPGVPTSPNVPVFSLPGVPVPSVTAVLISCYPRSRCPDPGVPAILVHPCSHPTGTPHLSHPNSFSLQVVGQSPQNPPPKSAPRRMAMWLGALLDTLPTPALTIDRTVARRNAERMRERCQTLGVRLRPHVKTHKTLEGGLLATGGTRRGIVVSTLAEARFFADGGFDDILLAYPLPTTRLEECAGLAQRLDAFHVLLDHPEALASLQRRPLAHGKRWLVWLKLDCGNGRAGMRPTDPAALELARAIANDAPEEVTLVGVYAHCGNTYGCSGADAIQGIARTTTNAVLRFVAALREAGVPCPHASIGSTPSCSHPIPEMSQLTELHPGNYIFYDLQQTQLGSCQPQDVAIRVLTRVIGHYSHRGQLLVDCGWAALSLHGAGAGQGPQGCAVIDGHPELRLVGLTQEHGLLEHTDGQMDFGRFPVGSVLALIPYHACATAAMHPVYYVHEEGKVVALWHPVRGW; encoded by the exons ATGTGTCCTCATCCCACATGTCCTGTCCCAGGTGTCCCAGGTGTCTCAGTCCCATGTGTCCCTACTCCCAGTATCCCACATGTTCTTGTCCCAGGTTCCTTATCACTCAGAGTCCCCATTCCCAACCTTCCAGGTCACCCAGGTGTCCCAGCATCAGGTGTCCCTATCCCATCCCAGCATCCCAGTTTCCAATCATCCAGGGTCCCAAGTGCTCCTGATCCAGGTGTTCCAGGTGTCCCAACATCCCCCAATGTCCCTGTTTTCAGTCTTCCAGGTGTTCCTGTTCCCAGTGTTACAGCTGTTCTTATCTCCTGCTATCCCAGATCCAGGTGTCCTGACCCAGGTGTTCCAGCCATCCTTGTCCatccctgctcccatcccactgggacCCCCCATCTCTCCCACCCCAACTCCTTCAGCTTGCAGGTTGTTGGCCAATCACCCcagaacccccccccaaaaagtGCCCCCAGAAGAATGGCCATGTGGTTGGGTGCCCTCCTGGACACGCTGCCCACCCCAGCGCTGACCATCGACCGCACCGTGGCGCGTCGCAATGCTGAACGCATGCGTGAGCGCTGCCAGACCTTGGGAGTCCGCCTACGACCCCACGTCAAGACCCACAAAACACT GGAGGGCGGTTTGTTGGCCACCGGCGGCACGCGCCGCGGCATCGTCGTCTCCACGTTGGCCGAAGCTCGTTTCTTTGCTGACGGTGGCTTTGATGACATCCTGCTGGCCTACCCGCTGCCCACCACAAGGCTGGAGGAGTGTGCAGGGCTGGCTCAGCGCCTCGATGCCTTCCACGTGCTGCTGGATCACCCCGAGGCGTTGGCCAGCCTACAGCGGCGGCCACTGGCGCATGGCAAGCGTTGGCTCGTCTGGCTGAAGCTCGACTGCGGCAATGGCAGAG CTGGAATGCGCCCGACAGACCCCGCTGCCCTGGAGCTGGCCCGGGCCATTGCCAACGATGCACCCGAGGAGGTGACATTGGTTGGGGTCTACGCGCACTGTGGGAATACCTatggctgcagtggggcagatGCCATCCAAGGCATTGCCAGGACCACCACCAACGCTGTCCTCAGATTTGTGGCTGC GCTGCGGGAGGCCGGTGTGCCCTGTCCCCATGCCAGCATCGGCTCCactccctcctgcagccaccccaTTCCTGAGATGTCCCAACTCACCGAGCTGCACCCGGGCAACTACATCTTCTACG AcctgcagcaaacacagctggGCTCCTGCCAGCCCCAGGATGTGGCCATCCGTGTCCTCACGCGGGTTATTGGGCACTACTCGCACCGCGGGCAGCTGCTGGTGGATTGTGGATGGGCAGCGCTCAGCCTACatggggcaggagcagggcagggacctcagggctgtgctgtcatCGATGGGCACCCGGAGCTGCG GCTGGTGGGGCTGACGCAGGAGCACGGGCTGCTGGAGCACACTGATGGGCAGATGGATTTCGGGAGGTTCCCTGTTGGCAGCGTGCTGGCCCTCATCCCATACCAC GCGTGTGCCACAGCGGCCATGCACCCTGTGTACTACGTGCATGAGGAGGGGAAGGTGGTGGCCCTGTGGCACCCTGTGCGTGGCTGGTAG
- the LOC107308812 gene encoding D-threo-3-hydroxyaspartate dehydratase-like isoform X2: protein MAMWLGALLDTLPTPALTIDRTVARRNAERMRERCQTLGVRLRPHVKTHKTLEGGLLATGGTRRGIVVSTLAEARFFADGGFDDILLAYPLPTTRLEECAGLAQRLDAFHVLLDHPEALASLQRRPLAHGKRWLVWLKLDCGNGRAGMRPTDPAALELARAIANDAPEEVTLVGVYAHCGNTYGCSGADAIQGIARTTTNAVLRFVAALREAGVPCPHASIGSTPSCSHPIPEMSQLTELHPGNYIFYDLQQTQLGSCQPQDVAIRVLTRVIGHYSHRGQLLVDCGWAALSLHGAGAGQGPQGCAVIDGHPELRLVGLTQEHGLLEHTDGQMDFGRFPVGSVLALIPYHACATAAMHPVYYVHEEGKVVALWHPVRGW from the exons ATGGCCATGTGGTTGGGTGCCCTCCTGGACACGCTGCCCACCCCAGCGCTGACCATCGACCGCACCGTGGCGCGTCGCAATGCTGAACGCATGCGTGAGCGCTGCCAGACCTTGGGAGTCCGCCTACGACCCCACGTCAAGACCCACAAAACACT GGAGGGCGGTTTGTTGGCCACCGGCGGCACGCGCCGCGGCATCGTCGTCTCCACGTTGGCCGAAGCTCGTTTCTTTGCTGACGGTGGCTTTGATGACATCCTGCTGGCCTACCCGCTGCCCACCACAAGGCTGGAGGAGTGTGCAGGGCTGGCTCAGCGCCTCGATGCCTTCCACGTGCTGCTGGATCACCCCGAGGCGTTGGCCAGCCTACAGCGGCGGCCACTGGCGCATGGCAAGCGTTGGCTCGTCTGGCTGAAGCTCGACTGCGGCAATGGCAGAG CTGGAATGCGCCCGACAGACCCCGCTGCCCTGGAGCTGGCCCGGGCCATTGCCAACGATGCACCCGAGGAGGTGACATTGGTTGGGGTCTACGCGCACTGTGGGAATACCTatggctgcagtggggcagatGCCATCCAAGGCATTGCCAGGACCACCACCAACGCTGTCCTCAGATTTGTGGCTGC GCTGCGGGAGGCCGGTGTGCCCTGTCCCCATGCCAGCATCGGCTCCactccctcctgcagccaccccaTTCCTGAGATGTCCCAACTCACCGAGCTGCACCCGGGCAACTACATCTTCTACG AcctgcagcaaacacagctggGCTCCTGCCAGCCCCAGGATGTGGCCATCCGTGTCCTCACGCGGGTTATTGGGCACTACTCGCACCGCGGGCAGCTGCTGGTGGATTGTGGATGGGCAGCGCTCAGCCTACatggggcaggagcagggcagggacctcagggctgtgctgtcatCGATGGGCACCCGGAGCTGCG GCTGGTGGGGCTGACGCAGGAGCACGGGCTGCTGGAGCACACTGATGGGCAGATGGATTTCGGGAGGTTCCCTGTTGGCAGCGTGCTGGCCCTCATCCCATACCAC GCGTGTGCCACAGCGGCCATGCACCCTGTGTACTACGTGCATGAGGAGGGGAAGGTGGTGGCCCTGTGGCACCCTGTGCGTGGCTGGTAG
- the LOC107308730 gene encoding death domain-containing membrane protein NRADD-like isoform X1 — protein sequence MQWGCAALRLSRALCLLLSAPLCAQVSSRSLPCPSAASTQSGECCSCPPGFRAVVPCSFTNTQNHSAVEPDPECQPCPQGSLEEEHSAQAPCLPCKPSCGPGQVMRRACSHLSDTLCMENELQIPKGAEGNPPKEGSADPTASATSASTFVPPLPEDVGQNIIPVYCSLLAAVVVGLLAYVAFKCWHTCRQKQQLAKARAAELGTAAEGEKLHSDSGVFLDTHSLQEPHQIGKASRLEARPYSTVPQQRREEVEQLLESGGPSGDWRGLAARLGYGDEAIGTFARGQAPTRTLLSTWAATEGATVEALCRALAAMGRQDVVECLAGPGDASSVV from the exons aTGCAGTGGGGCTGCGCGGCGCTGCGCCTATCGCGGGcgctgtgcctgctgctctccGCGCCGCTCTGCGCTCAG GTATCATCCCGCAGCCTGCCGTGTCCCAGCGCTGCCTCCACTCAGTCCGGCgagtgctgctcctgccctccAGGCTTCAGGGCGGTCGTGCCCTGCAGCTTCACCAACACCCAGA ATCACAGCGCGGTAGAGCCGGACCCCGAGTGCCAGCCTTGTCCCCAGGGATCCTTGGAGGAGGAGCACAGTGCCCAGGCgccctgcctgccctgcaaACCCAGCTGTGGGCCTGGCCAAGTGATGCGCCGTGCATGCAGCCACCTCTCTGACACACTCTGCATGG AGAACGAACTGCAGATCCCAAAAGGGGCCGAAGGAAACCCCCCCAAGGAGGGCAGCGCAGACCCCACCGCCTCAGCCACCTCCGCCTCCACCTTTGTCCCTCCCCTCCCTGAAGACGTGGGGCAGAACATCATCCCCGTGTACTGCTCCCTCCTGGCAGCCGTGGTGGTGGGTCTGCTCGCCTACGTGGCCTTCAAGTG CTGGCACACGtgcaggcagaagcagcagctggccAAGGCAcgagcagcagagctggggacgGCGGCCGAGGGCGAGAAGCTGCACAGCGACAGCGGGGTCTTCCTGGAcacacacagcctgcaggagcCACACCAGATCGGCAAGG caTCCCGTCTGGAAGCCCGACCCTACAGCACGGTACCACAGCAGCGACGGGAGGAggtggagcagctgctggagagtGGTGGTCCCAGCGGGGACTGGCGTGGGCTGGCTGCCCGCCTGGGCTATGGGGATGAGGCCATCGGCACCTTCGCCCGCGGGCAGGCGCCCACCCGCACCCTGCTCAGCACGTGGGCAGCCACAGAAGGAGCCACGGTGGAAGCCCTGTGTAGGGCTTTGGCTGCTATGGGACGGCAGGACGTGGTTGAGTGCCTGGCGGGGCCGGGGGATGCCAGCTCAGTggtgtga
- the LOC107308730 gene encoding death domain-containing membrane protein NRADD-like isoform X2: MQWGCAALRLSRALCLLLSAPLCAQVSSRSLPCPSAASTQSGECCSCPPGFRAVVPCSFTNTQNHSAVEPDPECQPCPQGSLEEEHSAQAPCLPCKPSCGPGQVMRRACSHLSDTLCMENELQIPKGAEGNPPKEGSADPTASATSASTFVPPLPEDVGQNIIPVYCSLLAAVVVGLLAYVAFKWQKQQLAKARAAELGTAAEGEKLHSDSGVFLDTHSLQEPHQIGKASRLEARPYSTVPQQRREEVEQLLESGGPSGDWRGLAARLGYGDEAIGTFARGQAPTRTLLSTWAATEGATVEALCRALAAMGRQDVVECLAGPGDASSVV; encoded by the exons aTGCAGTGGGGCTGCGCGGCGCTGCGCCTATCGCGGGcgctgtgcctgctgctctccGCGCCGCTCTGCGCTCAG GTATCATCCCGCAGCCTGCCGTGTCCCAGCGCTGCCTCCACTCAGTCCGGCgagtgctgctcctgccctccAGGCTTCAGGGCGGTCGTGCCCTGCAGCTTCACCAACACCCAGA ATCACAGCGCGGTAGAGCCGGACCCCGAGTGCCAGCCTTGTCCCCAGGGATCCTTGGAGGAGGAGCACAGTGCCCAGGCgccctgcctgccctgcaaACCCAGCTGTGGGCCTGGCCAAGTGATGCGCCGTGCATGCAGCCACCTCTCTGACACACTCTGCATGG AGAACGAACTGCAGATCCCAAAAGGGGCCGAAGGAAACCCCCCCAAGGAGGGCAGCGCAGACCCCACCGCCTCAGCCACCTCCGCCTCCACCTTTGTCCCTCCCCTCCCTGAAGACGTGGGGCAGAACATCATCCCCGTGTACTGCTCCCTCCTGGCAGCCGTGGTGGTGGGTCTGCTCGCCTACGTGGCCTTCAAGTG gcagaagcagcagctggccAAGGCAcgagcagcagagctggggacgGCGGCCGAGGGCGAGAAGCTGCACAGCGACAGCGGGGTCTTCCTGGAcacacacagcctgcaggagcCACACCAGATCGGCAAGG caTCCCGTCTGGAAGCCCGACCCTACAGCACGGTACCACAGCAGCGACGGGAGGAggtggagcagctgctggagagtGGTGGTCCCAGCGGGGACTGGCGTGGGCTGGCTGCCCGCCTGGGCTATGGGGATGAGGCCATCGGCACCTTCGCCCGCGGGCAGGCGCCCACCCGCACCCTGCTCAGCACGTGGGCAGCCACAGAAGGAGCCACGGTGGAAGCCCTGTGTAGGGCTTTGGCTGCTATGGGACGGCAGGACGTGGTTGAGTGCCTGGCGGGGCCGGGGGATGCCAGCTCAGTggtgtga